In the genome of Mastomys coucha isolate ucsf_1 unplaced genomic scaffold, UCSF_Mcou_1 pScaffold21, whole genome shotgun sequence, the window NNNNNNNNNNNNNNNNNNNNNNNNNNNNNNNNNNNNNNNNNNNNNNNNNNNNNNNNNNNNNNNNNNNNNNNNNNNNNNNNNNNNNNNNNNNNNNNNNNNNNNNNNNNNNNNNNNNNNNNNNNNNNNNNNNNNNNNNNNNNNNNNNNNNNNNNNNNNNNNNNNNNNNNNNNNNNNNNNNNNNNNNNNNNNNNNNNNNNNNNNNNNNNNNNNNNNNNNNNNNNNNNNNNNNNNNNNNNNNNNNNNNNNNNNNNNNNNNNNNNNNNNNNNNNNNNNNNNNNNNNNNNNNNNNNNNNNNNNNNNNNNNNNNNNNNNNNNNNNNNNNNNNNNNNNNNNNNNNNNNNNNNNNNNNNNNNNNNNNNNNNNNNNNNNNNNNNNNNNNNNNNNNNNNNNNNNNNNNNNNNNNNNNNNNNNNNNNNNNNNNNNNNNNNNNNNNNNNNNNNNNNNNNNNNNNNNNNNNNNNNNNNNNNNNNNNNNNNNNNNNNNNNNNNNNNNNNNNNNNNNNNNNNNNNNNNNNNNNNNNNNNNNNNNNNNNNNNNNNNNNNNNNNNNNNNNNNNNNNNNNNNNNNNNNNNNNNNNNNNNNNNNNNNNNNNNNNNNNNNNNNNNNNNNNNNNNNNNNNNNNNNNNNNNNNNNNNNNNNNNNNNNNNNNNNNNNNNNNNNNNNNNNNNNNNNNNNNNNNNNNNNNNNNNNNNNNNNNNNNNNNNNNNNNNNNNNNNNNNNNNNNNNNNNNNNNNNNNNNNNNNNNNNNNNNNNNNNNNNNNNNNNNNNNNNNNNNNNNNNNNNNNNNNNNNNNNNNNNNNNNNNNNNNNNNNNNNNNNNNNNNNNNNNNNNNNNNNNNNNNNNNNNNNNNNNNNNNNNNNNNNNNNNNNNNNNNNNNNNNNNNNNNNNNNNNNNNNNNNNNNNNNNNNNNNNNNNNNNNNNNNNNNNNNNNNNNNNNNNNNNNNNNNNNNNNNNNNNNNNNNNNNNNNNNNNNNNNNNNNNNNNNNNNNNNNNNNNNNNNNNNNNNNNNNNNNNNNNNNNNNNNNNNNNNNNNNNNNNNNNNNNNNNNNNNNNNNNNNNNNNNNNNNNNNNNNNNNNNNNNNNNNNNNNNNNNNNNNNNNNNNNNNNNNNNNNNNNNNNNNNNNNNNNNNNNNNNNNNNNNNNNNNNNNNNNNNNNNNNNNNNNNNNNNNNNNNNNNNNNNNNNNNNNNNNNNNNNNNNNNNNNNNNNNNNNNNNNNNNNNNNNNNNNNNNNNNNNNNNNNNNNNNNNNNNNNNNNNNNNNNNNNNNNNNNNNNNNNNNNNNNNNNNNNNNNNNNNNNNNNNNNNNNNNNNNNNNNNNNNNNNNNNNNNNNNNNNNNNNNNNNNNNNNNNNNNNNNNNNNNNNNNNNNNNNNNNNNNNNNNNNNNNNNNNNNNNNNNNNNNNNNNNNNNNNNNNNNNNNNNNNNNNNNNNNNNNNNNNNNNNNNNNNNNNNNNNNNNNNNNNNNNNNNNNNNNNNNNNNNNNNNNNNNNNNNNNNNNNNNNNNNNNNNNNNNNNNNNNNNNNNNNNNNNNNNNNNNNNNNNNNNNNNNNNNNNNNNNNNNNNNNNNNNNNNNNNNNNNNNNNNNNNNNNNNNNNNNNNNNNNNNNNNNNNNNNNNNNNNNNNNNNNNNNNNNNNNNNNNNNNNNNNNNNNNNNNNNNNNNNNNNNNNNNNNNNNNNNNNNNNNNNNNNNNNNNNNNNNNNNNNNNNNNNNNNNNNNNNNNNNNNNNNNNNNNNNNNNNNNNNNNNNNNNNNNNNNNNNNNNNNNNNNNNNNNNNNNNNNNNNNNNNNNNNNNNNNNNNNNNNNNNNNNNNNNNNNNNNNNNNNNNNNNNNNNNNNNNNNNNNNNNNNNNNNNNNNNNNNNNNNNNNNNNNNNNNNNNNNNNNNNNNNNNNNNNNNNNNNNNNNNNNNNNNNNNNNNNNNNNNNNNNNNNNNNNNNNNNNNNNNNNNNNNNNNNNNNNNNNNNNNNNNNNNNNNNNNNNNNNNNNNNNNNNNNNNNNNNNNNNNNNNNNNNNNNNNNNNNNNNNNNNNNNNNNNNNNNNNNNNNNNNNNNNNNNNNNNNNNNNNNNNNNNNNNNNNNNNNNNNNNNNNNNNNNNNNNNNNNNNNNNNNNNNNNNNNNNNNNNNNNNNNNNNNNNNNNNNNNNNNNNNNNNNNNNNNNNNNNNNNNNNNNNNNNNNNNNNNNNNNNNNNNNNNNNNNNNNNNNNNNNNNNNNNNNNNNNNNNNNNNNNNNNNNNNNNNNNNNNNNNNNNNNNNNNNNNNNNNNNNNNNNNNNNNNNNNNNNNNNNNNNNNNNNNNNNNNNNNNNNNNNNNNNNNNNNNNNNNNNNNNNNNNNNNNNNNNNNNNNNNNNNNNNNNNNNNNNNNNNNNNNNNNNNNNNNNNNNNNNNNNNNNNNNNNNNNNNNNNNNNNNNNNNNNNNNNNNNNNNNNNNNNNNNNNNNNNNNNNNNNNNNNNNNNNNNNNNNNNNNNNNNNNNNNNNNNNNNNNNNNNNNNNNNNNNNNNNNNNNNNNNNNNNNNNNNNNNNNNNNNNNNNNNNNNNNNNNNNNNNNNNNNNNNNNNNNNNNNNNNNNNNNNNNNNNNNNNNNNNNNNNNNNNNNNNNNNNNNNNNNNNNNNNNNNNNNNNNNNNNNNNNNNNNNNNNNNNNNNNNNNNNNNNNNNNNNNNNNNNNNNNNNNNNNNNNNNNNNNNNNNNNNNNNNNNNNNNNNNNNNNNNNNNNNNNNNNNNNNNNNNNNNNNNNNNNNNNNNNNNNNNNNNNNNNNNNNNNNNNNNNNNNNNNNNNNNNNNNNNNNNNNNNNNNNNNNNNNNNNNNNNNNNNNNNNNNNNNNNNNNNNNNNNNNNNNNNNNNNNNNNNNNNNNNNNNNNNNNNNNNNNNNNNNNNNNNNNNNNNNNNNNNNNNNNNNNNNNNNNNNNNNNNNNNNNNNNNNNNNNNNNNNNNNNNNNNNNNNNNNNNNNNNNNNNNNNNNNNNNNNNNNNNNNNNNNNNNNNNNNNNNNNNNNNNNNNNNNNNNNNNNNNNNNNNNNNNNNNNNNNNNNNNNNNNNNNNNNNNNNNNNNNNNNNNNNNNNNNNNNNNNNNNNNNNNNNNNNNNNNNNNNNNNNNNNNNNNNNNNNNNNNNNNNNNNNNNNNNNNNNNNNNNNNNNNNNNNNNNNNNNNNNNNNNNNNNNNNNNNNNNNNNNNNNNNNNNNNNNNNNNNNNNNNNNNNNNNNNNNNNNNNNNNNNNNNNNNNNNNNNNNNNNNNNNNNNNNNNNNNNNNNNNNNNNNNNNNNNNNNNNNNNNNNNNNNNNNNNNNNNNNNNNNNNNNNNNNNNNNNNNNNNNNNNNNNNNNNNNNNNNNNNNNNNNNNNNNNNNNNNNNNNNNNNNNNNNNNNNNNNNNNNNNNNNNNNNNNNNNNNNNNNNNNNNNNNNNNNNNNNNNNNNNNNNNNNNNNNNNNNNNNNNNNNNNNNNNNNNNNNNNNNNNNNNNNNNNNNNNNNNNNNNNNNNNNNNNNNNNNNNNNNNNNNNNNNNNNNNNNNNNNNNNNNNNNNNNNNNNNNNNNNNNNNNNNNNNNNNNNNNNNNNNNNNNNNNNNNNNNNNNNNNNNNNNNNNNNNNNNNNNNNNNNNNNNNNNNNNNNNNNNNNNNNNNNNNNNNNNNNNNNNNNNNNNNNNNNNNNNNNNNNNNNNNNNNNNNNNNNNNNNNNNNNNNNNNNNNNNNNNNNNNNNNNNNNNNNNNNNNNNNNNNNNNNNNNNNNNNNNNNNNNNNNNNNNNNNNNNNNNNNNNNNNNNNNNNNNNNNNNNNNNNNNNNNNNNNNNNNNNNNNNNNNNNNNNNNNNNNNNNNNNNNNNNNNNNNNNNNNNNNNNNNNNNNNNNNNNNNNNNNNNNNNNNNNNNNNNNNNNNNNNNNNNNNNNNNNNNNNNNNNNNNNNNNNNNNNNNNNNNNNNNNNNNNNNNNNNNNNNNNNNNNNNNNNNNNNNNNNNNNNNNNNNNNNNNNNNNNNNNNNNNNNNNNNNNNNNNNNNNNNNNNNNNNNNNNNNNNNNNNNNNNNNNNNNNNNNNNNNNNNNNNNNNNNNNNNNNNNNNNNNNNNNNNNNNNNNNNNNNNNNNNNNNNNNNNNNNNNNNNNNNNNNNNNNNNNNNNNNNNNNNNNNNNNNNNNNNNNNNNNNNNNNNNNNNNNNNNNNNNNNNNNNNNNNNNNNNNNNNNNNNNNNNNNNNNNNNNNNNNNNNNNNNNNNNNNNNNNNNNNNNNNNNNNNNNNNNNNNNNNNNNNNNNNNNNNNNNNNNNNNNNNNNNNNNNNNNNNNNNNNNNNNNNNNNNNNNNNNNNNNNNNNNNNNNNNNNNNNNNNNNNNNNNNNNNNNNNNNNNNNNNNNNNNNNNNNNNNNNNNNNNNNNNNNNNNNNNNNNNNNNNNNNNNNNNNNNNNNNNNNNNNNNNNNNNNNNNNNNNNNNNNNNNNNNNNNNNNNNNNNNNNNNNNNNNNNNNNNNNNNNNNNNNNNNNNNNNNNNNNNNNNNNNNNNNNNNNNNNNNNNNNNNNNNNNNNNNNNNNNNNNNNNNNNNNNNNNNNNNNNNNNNNNNNNNNNNNNNNNNNNNNNNNNNNNNNNNNNNNNNNNNNNNNNNNNNNNNNNNNNNNNNNNNNNNNNNNNNNNNNNNNNNNNNNNNNNNNNNNNNNNNNNNNNNNNNNNNNNNNNttttggaggggaaactgggaatggagaaatttacatgtaaataaagaaaatatcgaaaaaaaaaagaagttatttcaATCTTCACATATCTGTTAAGgcttattttgtttctaattataTGTTCACTTTGTGAGAAGGTTTTTTAAAgtactgaaaagaaggtatattcttttgttttggggtgaaatgtcctgtagatatctgttaaaccaaCTGGTTCATAAAtttattagtttcattgtgtcttcatttagtttctgtttcaatgaactGTCCACTGTTGAAACTAGCGTTTTAAATTCTACTACTGTTACTTTGTGCCattcaatgtgtgcttttagctttagtaaagtttcttttttttaatgtagttgaACTTACATTTGGGTCATAaattttcagaattgagatgtcatcctgatggatttttcctttgatgaatatgaagtgtcttttcccatttccttttattagttttggttgaaagtctatttagtgtgatattagaatgactattccagcttttttcttgggacagttgacttggaaatttttttccccactttaCTTGGAGGTAGTGTCTATTTTTGTTGCTGaggtgtttcttgtatgcaaaagaatgatggattctgtttatgTACTCAGTGTCTTAAGCTGTGTCTTTTCATTGGGAATTGAGTCTACCGATATTGAAAGATAATAATGACTAAGGAGTGTTAGCTCCTGCTGTTGTCGTTGTTATTGGAGatggtttgtggtgtgtgtatgtgtgtgtgtttgtgtgtgcgtgtgtgattctcttcttttgggtttttatGAGATGAttgatttcttgtgttttcttgggtatagaAATAAATCTTGTTAGGAGAGGAATATAAAATACATAGAGATGGAATTAGGGGATGGAATGGAAAGATCAAGAGGAGAGAAAGGTGTGATGGGAGGGTATACTGGGAGGAAAAGCCAAAATTAATGGAAATTTGAGAGGCAGTGTATAAGTGTAATACAGGATAAActttcatacacaaacacacacacacacacacacacacacacacatatatatatatataggcaatatgtcttagtcagggtttctattcctgcacaaacatcatgcccaagaagtaagttggggaggaaagggtttattcagcttatttccacattgctgttgatcatcagaggaagtcaggactgaaactcaagcaggtcaggaagcaggagctgacacaaaggccatggagagatgttccttactggcttactttccctggcttgctcagcctgctctcttatagaacccaagacttccagcccagtgatggcaccacccacaaggagctctacccccttgatcactaattgagaaaatgctccacagttggacctcatggaggcacttccccaactgaaactcccttttctctgataactccagcctgtgtcaagttgacacacaaaaccagccagtacagcaatCTAAATAAAGTTATCAAATAATCAAGAAGACAGAGTCACAACTAGCCATATCTAATCCCCAAAAGGAGCTTCTACTACTGGAGTTGGGTTACTTTTAATTGAGTTCTGTCATCTACTCCCCCATACTCCAGGCTAGTAGACCAGGGAGGTTCCAGTGATGATCTAGTGCCTACCCCTTTGTTgccagaaggagaaggagacacTTTTAGAATAGACTGATGCTCAGTGTTCAACTCCTTTTATCAGGGTGATATCAAGGGTACAGTGTACACTTTAATAAGTGTCAGATTTGAGCAAGAATTGAGCTGACTCTTCAGGTAGAGGATCACTGTGCCTTGTATCCACCATGGTAGCATGTAAGCTAAGGCTAGATATCATGTGTTTGAGGTAAGAATTATTAAATACTAATTTTTGATACAAATCATACATACCTATTTCTATCAACTATTTACTAAGTAATGAAGCCATTTTACAATCTTGAGTAAGAAAATTGTATGTGCCTAAAGTAATTATTCATCTTTGACACTTGTCCCTCCCTATAGTTTCCAAAGCACCAAATAGAGTATTTTACATCAGCCACtaaaatactgaaagaaaattGCTGCAtatgaatgaaagaaacaaaactattctATTTTAATAATTAGCTTAATATCTTCTAATAGGAACTAACCTTAATCAAATATAAATGTGCAGAAATATTTACCTAAGATAATTATTTAACATGTACATCCCAAAATTACCTAGTGAAATAGCACCAATATTCacataaagaggaaacagagattGCTTGAGATTGACAGACTCATTGAAAATTAATTGTGTTTGTATGAAATTAACTGCTCAGTATTCACTGGGAAAGAGTTAATGATCCCTGATGATTTAAATTCACACTGGAATCCAGAGCCTCAGCAGGGACTTATCCTCAGTGGCAAACAATGACAGTGGGAAACAACTGTGCAGCTATAAAAACATAGTAACTTTGAACTTCTTAATTTGAAATGAGTTCTTATTCCAAAAGGTATTTTTGGTAATTTTGACTTTTTTAGTACAtagaggatttttttctttgaaatttacaATATTTACAACCCATGATGGAGAAACAGGTCAGATGGaatcataaattatataaaaatgggGGAAAGCAAACTTTCAAAGaatcatttttcctttcattagCAAATTACCCATAATTGATCAGGCATAAAACTACGTTTTCATAGATTTCTGATTTATCTGTCTATTGGTAAAATCAGAGACCAACATGATCTTTAAATTATACACATGTAGCATTCAACAAAAGACTAGCAATTTCACTAGCTTTGAAGTGCTTTTGTGGTTCACTGTCAGGGAATATTATGTGCAAAACCCTGCTTTCTTTATGGATTGAATGAGCCAGCCTCAGAGGAATCACTTCAGAAAAATGAGAATGTAAATATAGAATGTGAGGATGACAATCAATCTGTACCTTTCTGGATAAGCCTTGCTAAATCTCTTAACTTCTGAGGTTGAATATTGAGCAGTGTTCTCTGTTGAAAATCATGTGAATTTGTTCTATTATACTCCAGTTAGAAAATAGTGTGATATTGGGAAAAGATATGGTGTGtcttaataaaaagtaataataatgtaCTAAATGTTCATATCTTACTTgattatgaaattaatatttcaaaatattttagtgaTGATCTATttagaagtatttaaaatatgtaatgagCCTTCAACAGCAggttccatttaaaattttagagTGATCTCTATTCTGCTTCTCAGTTCTAACTAGAAAGTGtatcatcttttaaaagtttattaagacgtgatctttttttaaaagagttacttatttatttatttatttattatatataagtacactgtagctgtcttcagacacaccagaagagggcaccagatctcattatgagatggttgtgagtcaccatgtggttgctggaatttgaactcaggaccttcggaagagcagttagtgctcttaactgctgagccatctctctagcccccagacATGATATTATGTATGGAAAGAATAGACTTTGTGACCAGTGTTAGCAACAAAGCacctttttatcctttttatttattaaccaTAAAAAGGCAGAACTGCCACCATGATTTTGTCCCTAATTTGTTTGGCCCCTAACTGCATTGATAGTGTGGTTACTACAAATAATAATCTGAGTTCAACCTACCTTGTGGTCATATctacttctctttttaaagatgtgttatttttatcttgtgtgtgtgaatgttgcCTGTATATAGCTTCACATGCATGTCTTGTGCCTGtaaaaaacagaagagaacatTAGGTCTCCAGAATTGGAGCTCCAGACTGCTATGAGAAACTAAATGGGTTTTGGTATCAAACACAGGTCCCATGTAAATGCACCAAGTGCTCTTTATTGCTGACCAATCTCTGAAGCCTCAAAAATTGATTacttacaatgtgtgtgtgtgtatgtgtgttacttaacttaaaataattttctgctgTACAATGGAATTGATAAAAAAGAACGATACTATGCcatggaaataaaaataggaaaaatgcaCAATATTTTTAATCTTGTGCTGGCAATGTAGTAAGCATTAAATAAAAGTACCAATTACTTAAGTTTTCATTGCCTAACTCtatgcttttatattttgttcttttgttaaacttataataattatattgttatttttaatttttatttatttatttattagtttatttatttatgtaaggtGGAGGTAGTgctaatataatatatgtgtggaAAACAATGAACAATATTCCAAAGTTTGTTCTTCTTATATtcgggttctaggaatcaaactctagCTGTCAGCTATCAAGCTTTGTGGCAAGAATCTTTACCTGCTAAGACATCTAACCAGACTAAGTCTCATAATTTTAATCTGCTATTAGCATTAATAGCAATTAGGTATCTCTtactataaataaacaaaagaacattttttaacaGTTATAGAATTTCTTTCTAAGTAATTTTGAATTCTTATTGCATATAAATGTACAAGTAATGAAAATTCTAGCTAATCATCAATAAAATCAATTATTGAATGATGTATTAATTTGTCTTGTTCTCCATGCTGATATTAAATGAAATGAAGTGATCTATTTTTAAATCCAATTTTGTAGTATCACCATCACAGTCCAGCAGCCTCTATACTGCACCATGGCTTTCCTGAAGGATGGAAACAACACTGCAGTGACAGAGTTCATTTTATTGGGATTGACAGATGACCCAGTCCTCAGAGTTGTCCTCTTCACCATCATCCTGTGCATCTACCTGGTGACTGTGTCTGGGAACCTCAGCACCATCCTTCTCATCAGAGTCTCTTCCCAGCTCCATCAccccatgtacttttttctcaGCCACTTGGCTTCTGCTGACATAGGCTACTCATCTTCTGTCACACCCAATATGCTTGCCAACTTCCTAATAAAGCAAAATACCATCACCTATGTTGGATGCTCTATACAGTTTGGTTCAGCTGCTTTCTTTGGGGGACTTGAATGCTTCCTTCTGGCTGTCATGGCTTATGATCGCTTTGTAGCAATCTGCAGCCCACTGCTTTATTCCACTAAAATGTCCACACAAGTCTGTGTCCAGTTGGTTATAGGATCTTATATAGGAGGGTTTCTTAATGCCTTCTCCTTtaccctttccttcttttccttgttCTTCTGTGGACCAAATATAATCAATCACTTTTACTGTGATTTTGCTCCTTTGATTGAGCTCTCCTGTTCTGACATCAGTGTCCCTGTAGTTGTTACCTCATTTTCTGCTGCATCAGTTACTATGCTAACAGTGTTTGTCATAGCCATCTCCTATACCTATATCCTCATCACCATCCTGAAGATGCCCTCCACAGAGGGTCGCCAGAAAGCCTTCTCTACCTGCACTTCCCACCTCACTGCAGTCACTCTGTTCTATGGGACCATCACATTCATTTATGTGATGCCCAAGTCCAGCTACTCCACGGACCAGAACAAAGTAGTATCTGTGTTCTATATGGTGGTGATCCCCATGTTGAACCCCCTCATCTACAGCCTCAGG includes:
- the LOC116100823 gene encoding olfactory receptor 484 isoform X2; its protein translation is MAFLKDGNNTAVTEFILLGLTDDPVLRVVLFTIILCIYLVTVSGNLSTILLIRVSSQLHHPMYFFLSHLASADIGYSSSVTPNMLANFLIKQNTITYVGCSIQFGSAAFFGGLECFLLAVMAYDRFVAICSPLLYSTKMSTQVCVQLVIGSYIGGFLNAFSFTLSFFSLFFCGPNIINHFYCDFAPLIELSCSDISVPVVVTSFSAASVTMLTVFVIAISYTYILITILKMPSTEGRQKAFSTCTSHLTAVTLFYGTITFIYVMPKSSYSTDQNKVVSVFYMVVIPMLNPLIYSLRSNEIKGALKRQLGKKMFSHDSCFFFK
- the LOC116100823 gene encoding olfactory receptor 484 isoform X1, with amino-acid sequence MAFLKDGNNTAVTEFILLGLTDDPVLRVVLFTIILCIYLVTVSGNLSTILLIRVSSQLHHPMYFFLSHLASADIGYSSSVTPNMLANFLIKQNTITYVGCSIQFGSAAFFGGLECFLLAVMAYDRFVAICSPLLYSTKMSTQVCVQLVIGSYIGGFLNAFSFTLSFFSLFFCGPNIINHFYCDFAPLIELSCSDISVPVVVTSFSAASVTMLTVFVIAISYTYILITILKMPSTEGRQKAFSTCTSHLTAVTLFYGTITFIYVMPKSSYSTDQNKVVSVFYMVVIPMLNPLIYSLRSNEIKGALKRQLGKKMFSQSNILFCKS